From Chromohalobacter canadensis, one genomic window encodes:
- the lysS gene encoding lysine--tRNA ligase, with translation MANQDSSQHDENHLIAERRAKLAARRAQAAEEGGSAFPSDFRRDSLAAELQAELGDKDKAELETLDRQASVAGRIMRQRGPFIVIQDVSDQIQLYVDKKGLPAEVLEDVKSWDIGDIVAARGPVHKSGKGDLYVMMGEARLLTKSLRPLPDKFHGLTDTEARYRQRYVDLIMNPESRRVFEVRSRVISGIRRFLVDRGFMEVETPMLQQIPGGATARPFVTHHNALDIDMYLRVAPELYLKRLVVGGFERVFEINRNFRNEGLSTRHNPEFTMLEFYWAYADYRDLLDLTEAMIRDVAHDVLGTTTVEYQGTSYELGEPFQRLTLRQAILEYGDGIGEGDIDTFDGAQATCERLRIPVKPNWGLGKLQTEIFEAVAEDKLDQPTFITEYPAEVSPLARRNDTNPHVTDRFEFFVGGREIANGFSELNDAEDQAERFAEQAAEKDAGDLEAMYYDADYVRALEYGLPPTAGEGIGIDRLVMLLTDSPSIRDVLLFPAMRPSAE, from the coding sequence ATGGCCAACCAAGACTCCTCTCAACACGACGAGAATCACCTGATCGCGGAACGCCGCGCCAAGTTGGCGGCACGTCGCGCCCAAGCCGCAGAAGAGGGCGGTAGCGCCTTTCCCAGCGATTTTCGCCGTGACAGTCTCGCTGCCGAATTGCAGGCCGAGCTGGGCGACAAGGACAAGGCCGAGCTGGAAACGCTCGACCGTCAGGCCTCGGTCGCTGGGCGCATCATGCGCCAGCGCGGGCCGTTCATCGTCATCCAGGACGTTTCCGACCAGATTCAGTTGTATGTCGACAAGAAAGGCCTGCCCGCCGAGGTGCTGGAGGACGTCAAAAGCTGGGACATCGGCGATATCGTCGCGGCGCGCGGGCCGGTGCACAAATCCGGCAAGGGCGATCTGTACGTGATGATGGGCGAGGCGCGCTTGCTGACCAAGAGCCTGCGCCCCCTGCCTGATAAGTTTCACGGCTTGACCGACACCGAAGCGCGCTATCGCCAGCGCTACGTCGACCTGATCATGAACCCCGAGTCGCGGCGTGTCTTCGAGGTGCGCTCGCGGGTGATCAGCGGCATTCGGCGCTTTTTGGTCGATCGCGGCTTCATGGAAGTCGAAACGCCGATGCTGCAGCAGATTCCCGGCGGCGCCACGGCACGGCCGTTCGTTACGCACCACAATGCGCTGGATATCGACATGTATCTGCGCGTTGCGCCGGAGCTGTATCTCAAGCGGCTGGTCGTCGGCGGCTTCGAGCGAGTCTTCGAGATCAACCGCAACTTTCGTAACGAGGGCTTGTCGACGCGTCATAATCCCGAGTTCACCATGCTCGAGTTCTACTGGGCCTATGCCGATTACCGTGACCTGCTCGACCTGACCGAGGCGATGATTCGCGACGTCGCCCACGACGTGCTTGGCACGACGACGGTCGAGTACCAGGGCACGAGCTACGAACTCGGCGAGCCTTTCCAGCGGCTTACCCTGCGTCAGGCGATTCTGGAATACGGCGACGGTATCGGCGAAGGCGATATCGATACCTTCGACGGTGCTCAGGCGACCTGCGAGCGTTTGAGGATTCCCGTCAAGCCGAACTGGGGCTTGGGCAAGCTGCAGACCGAGATCTTCGAGGCTGTCGCAGAAGACAAGCTCGATCAACCGACATTCATCACCGAATATCCGGCTGAAGTCAGCCCGCTGGCGCGGCGCAACGATACCAATCCTCACGTCACCGACCGCTTCGAGTTCTTCGTCGGTGGCCGCGAGATCGCTAACGGCTTCTCCGAGCTTAACGATGCCGAAGACCAGGCCGAGCGCTTCGCTGAGCAGGCGGCCGAGAAGGACGCGGGCGATCTGGAGGCGATGTACTACGATGCCGATTACGTCCGCGCGCTGGAATATGGCCTGCCGCCGACGGCGGGTGAGGGCATTGGTATCGACCGTCTGGTCATGCTGCTTACCGATAGCCCGTCGATCCGCGACGTGTTGTTGTTCCCGGCGATGCGTCCTTCCGCCGAGTGA
- the prfB gene encoding peptide chain release factor 2 (programmed frameshift): MQEISPINHLLKDLSERTEVLRGYLDYAAKKERLEEVTRELENPDVWSDPDYAQKLGKERATLEAVVETFDVLERGLTDHQELLELAVVEEDDATIDEVRSELEKLESQLAKLEFRRMFSGEMDPNNAYLDIQAGSGGTEAQDWANILLRMYLRWCEHHGFKTDIIELSSGDVAGIKSATLHIQGDYAFGWLRTETGVHRLVRKSPFDSGGRRHTSFASVFLSPEIDDNFEIEVNPSDLRVDTYRSSGAGGQHVNTTDSAVRITHEPTGIVVACQGQRSQHANRDFAMKQLRAKLWELEMDKRNAAKQEAEDNKSDIGWGSQIRSYVLDDQRIKDLRTGVQSSNCEKVLDGDLDQFIEASLKQGL, from the exons ATGCAAGAGATCAGCCCGATCAACCACCTCCTCAAGGACCTGTCCGAACGGACAGAAGTCCTGAGGGGGTATCTT GACTATGCCGCAAAGAAAGAACGGCTAGAGGAAGTCACCCGCGAACTGGAAAATCCGGATGTGTGGAGCGATCCGGATTACGCGCAAAAGCTGGGCAAGGAGCGCGCGACTCTTGAGGCGGTCGTCGAGACCTTCGACGTGTTGGAGCGGGGCCTGACGGATCATCAGGAACTGCTGGAGCTGGCGGTGGTGGAGGAAGACGACGCCACCATCGACGAAGTGCGAAGCGAACTCGAAAAGCTCGAGTCCCAGCTCGCCAAGCTCGAGTTCCGGCGTATGTTTTCCGGCGAGATGGACCCCAATAACGCCTATCTCGATATCCAGGCCGGCTCCGGCGGCACCGAAGCGCAGGATTGGGCCAATATCTTGCTGCGCATGTATTTGCGCTGGTGCGAACATCACGGCTTCAAGACCGATATCATCGAGTTATCCAGCGGCGACGTAGCAGGCATCAAGTCGGCGACCTTGCATATTCAAGGCGATTACGCCTTCGGCTGGCTACGCACCGAGACCGGCGTGCATCGCCTGGTGCGCAAGAGCCCGTTCGACTCGGGCGGGCGTCGGCATACTTCGTTCGCCTCGGTGTTTCTATCGCCGGAAATCGACGACAACTTCGAGATCGAGGTCAATCCGTCCGATCTGCGCGTCGATACCTATCGTTCCAGCGGTGCAGGTGGCCAGCACGTCAACACCACCGACTCAGCGGTGCGTATCACCCACGAACCCACGGGGATCGTGGTGGCATGCCAAGGCCAGCGCAGCCAGCATGCCAACCGCGACTTCGCCATGAAGCAGCTCAGGGCGAAGTTGTGGGAGCTGGAAATGGACAAGCGTAACGCCGCCAAGCAGGAAGCCGAGGACAACAAGTCGGATATCGGCTGGGGCAGTCAGATCCGCTCCTATGTGCTCGATGACCAGCGCATCAAGGATTTGCGCACGGGGGTGCAGTCCAGCAACTGCGAGAAAGTGCTCGACGGTGATCTGGATCAGTTCATCGAGGCAAGCCTGAAACAAGGGCTGTAG
- a CDS encoding peptide ABC transporter substrate-binding protein, with protein MLRHSHTLLGAMVLSSLSLTSLALATPAQAETLNIGVMGELASFDTSQVSGGVWESQVLRDVYEGLLKENPKGEVMPGMATDWDISADGKTYTFHLRDDAKWSDGEPVTAEDFVFGWQHLLDPASASKYAYLLYPINNAEAVNTGDKPLDTLGVESLDDGKTLKVTLKSPTPFFLQLLTHYTAYPLPKHAVDEYGKQWVKMDNIVTNGAFTPVEWVSQSRISVEKNPDYYEADEVDLDGVNYFNTEDRNAAISRFRAGELDIVRDYPSSRYQWLEENLPKATHLSPMLGSYYYVLNTREGRPTADKRVREALNLVARRKVLSEQIMAGSFKDAYSLVPPGTSHYDVQRMDGVDGDYQERLARAKQLIKEAGYGPDNPLHLQLRYNTSDEHKKIAIALAAMWKPLGVDVEMTNAEATVHYQTIQEGDFDIARAGWIADYNDAENFLTLLRSGVGNNYGGYDNAEYDKLLDQAASTLDLDKREALLEKAENVALDDYALVPLLYYVTRNLVNPELSGWQDNAEDDHPSRWVSFTE; from the coding sequence ATGCTTCGACACTCGCACACCCTACTCGGCGCCATGGTGCTGTCTTCTCTGTCATTGACATCCCTGGCCCTGGCGACACCAGCCCAGGCCGAGACACTGAATATCGGCGTGATGGGCGAACTGGCGTCTTTCGATACCTCACAGGTCTCCGGCGGTGTCTGGGAATCCCAAGTCCTGAGAGATGTCTACGAAGGCCTGCTCAAGGAAAACCCCAAGGGCGAAGTCATGCCCGGCATGGCCACCGACTGGGACATCTCCGCGGACGGCAAGACCTACACCTTCCATCTACGCGACGACGCCAAGTGGTCGGACGGCGAGCCAGTCACCGCGGAAGATTTCGTCTTCGGCTGGCAACACCTTCTCGACCCCGCCAGCGCCTCGAAATACGCTTACCTGCTTTACCCGATCAACAATGCCGAAGCCGTCAATACCGGCGACAAGCCGCTCGATACCTTGGGCGTGGAATCACTCGACGATGGCAAGACCCTCAAGGTAACCCTCAAGTCGCCGACCCCCTTCTTTCTGCAGCTACTGACTCACTACACCGCCTACCCCTTGCCCAAGCATGCCGTGGACGAATACGGCAAGCAGTGGGTCAAGATGGACAACATCGTCACCAACGGCGCCTTCACGCCCGTCGAGTGGGTCTCGCAATCGCGTATCAGCGTCGAGAAGAATCCCGACTACTACGAGGCCGATGAGGTCGATCTTGACGGCGTCAACTACTTCAATACCGAGGATCGCAATGCCGCCATCTCGCGCTTCCGCGCCGGCGAGCTGGACATCGTCCGCGATTACCCCTCGAGCCGTTACCAGTGGCTCGAAGAAAACCTGCCAAAAGCCACCCACCTGAGCCCGATGCTGGGGTCCTACTATTATGTGCTCAACACCCGCGAAGGCCGACCGACCGCCGACAAGCGGGTCCGCGAGGCCCTGAACCTGGTCGCGCGCCGCAAGGTACTTTCCGAGCAGATCATGGCCGGCAGTTTCAAGGACGCCTACTCGCTGGTCCCGCCGGGCACCAGCCACTACGACGTCCAGCGCATGGACGGTGTCGATGGCGACTACCAGGAGCGTCTGGCCAGGGCCAAGCAACTGATCAAGGAGGCCGGCTACGGCCCCGACAACCCGCTGCACCTGCAACTGCGCTACAACACGTCCGACGAGCACAAGAAGATCGCCATAGCCCTGGCCGCGATGTGGAAGCCGCTGGGTGTCGACGTCGAGATGACCAACGCCGAAGCCACCGTGCACTACCAGACCATTCAAGAAGGCGACTTCGATATCGCCCGCGCCGGCTGGATCGCCGACTACAACGATGCCGAAAACTTCCTGACCCTGCTGCGCAGCGGCGTCGGCAACAACTACGGCGGCTACGACAACGCCGAATACGACAAGCTGCTCGACCAAGCAGCAAGTACCCTGGACCTCGATAAGCGCGAGGCGCTCCTCGAGAAAGCCGAGAACGTCGCCCTCGATGACTACGCCCTGGTGCCGCTGCTCTATTATGTCACCCGCAACCTGGTCAATCCCGAGCTCAGCGGCTGGCAGGACAATGCCGAGGATGACCATCCATCACGCTGGGTAAGCTTCACCGAGTAA
- the oppB gene encoding oligopeptide ABC transporter permease OppB translates to MLTYTLKRLLMAVPTLLIVITISFFLMRIAPGGPFDGERQLPPEIEANLEAAYHLDEPLPQQYLRYMGNLLQGDFGPSFKYKDFSVTELIAQGFPVSLEIGGLAILLALLIGLPLGIIAALRRNTMIDYTVMGTALAGIAVPNFVIAPILALVFGVLLAWLPAGGWNGGALPNLVLPVIALSIQQIAYIARMMRASMIEVLGSHYIRTARAKGLSERQVIWRHAIRPALLPVTSYLGPAIAGIITGSVVIEQIFGIPGIGRYFVQAALNRDYTLVMGTVVFYGALIVLMNLLVDLLYSALDPQIRYDD, encoded by the coding sequence ATGCTGACCTATACCCTGAAGCGCCTGCTCATGGCGGTTCCCACCCTGCTGATCGTGATCACCATCTCGTTTTTCTTGATGCGCATCGCGCCGGGAGGGCCGTTCGACGGCGAGCGCCAATTGCCCCCGGAGATCGAGGCCAATCTCGAGGCGGCCTATCACCTGGACGAGCCTCTTCCCCAGCAATACCTGCGCTACATGGGTAACCTGCTACAGGGCGATTTCGGGCCGTCGTTCAAGTACAAGGATTTCTCGGTCACCGAGCTGATCGCCCAGGGCTTTCCCGTGAGCCTCGAGATCGGCGGCCTGGCAATTCTTCTCGCACTTTTGATTGGCCTCCCGCTGGGCATCATCGCCGCCTTGCGACGCAACACGATGATCGATTACACGGTCATGGGTACGGCACTGGCAGGTATCGCAGTGCCCAACTTCGTGATCGCGCCGATCCTGGCGCTGGTCTTCGGCGTCCTGCTCGCCTGGCTGCCAGCCGGGGGTTGGAATGGCGGCGCCTTACCCAACCTGGTGTTGCCGGTGATCGCGCTGTCGATTCAGCAGATCGCCTATATCGCACGCATGATGCGCGCCAGCATGATCGAGGTCCTGGGCAGTCATTACATCCGCACCGCACGCGCCAAGGGGCTTTCCGAGCGTCAGGTGATCTGGCGCCACGCCATCCGCCCGGCGCTGCTCCCCGTGACTTCCTACCTGGGGCCAGCGATTGCCGGGATCATCACCGGCTCGGTGGTGATCGAGCAGATCTTCGGCATTCCCGGCATCGGTCGCTACTTCGTGCAGGCCGCGCTCAACCGCGACTACACCCTGGTGATGGGCACGGTCGTGTTCTACGGCGCCCTGATCGTACTGATGAACCTGCTCGTCGACCTGCTCTATTCCGCACTCGATCCGCAAATCCGTTATGACGACTGA
- a CDS encoding ABC transporter permease: MTTDTTPYSEHTPPTGGPNPPVEPDLEVGAVAGESLGRDAWRRLKQNKAAMVSLILLVLISAVCVVGPYLLPWGLAEVDWNAFSAAPSLESGHFLGTDANGRDLLTRTLYGGRVSLSVALVATFVSLVIGVLYGAISGYVGGRLDSVMMRFVDIMYSLPFMFLVILLMVVFGRNIFLIYAAIGAVEWLDMARIVRGQTLALKQREFIEAAHALGVRDRKIVTRHLIPNAIGPVIIYVTLTVPKVILLESFLSFLGLGVQEPLTSWGVLISEGTDMMQSAPWLLLVPSLFLALTLFCLNFLGDGLRDALDPKTR; the protein is encoded by the coding sequence ATGACGACGGACACCACACCCTACAGCGAGCACACCCCGCCGACCGGTGGCCCCAACCCACCCGTCGAGCCCGACCTCGAAGTCGGCGCGGTCGCTGGCGAGAGTCTCGGCCGAGACGCCTGGCGGCGCCTCAAGCAGAACAAGGCAGCGATGGTCAGCCTGATCTTGCTGGTCCTCATCAGCGCGGTCTGTGTGGTTGGGCCCTACCTGCTCCCCTGGGGACTCGCCGAAGTCGACTGGAACGCCTTCAGCGCCGCGCCGAGCCTCGAGAGCGGACATTTCCTGGGTACCGATGCCAACGGACGCGACTTGCTCACGCGCACGCTTTACGGCGGTCGCGTGTCGCTCTCGGTAGCCTTGGTAGCCACCTTCGTCAGCCTGGTGATCGGGGTGCTCTACGGCGCCATCTCCGGCTATGTCGGCGGGCGCCTGGACAGCGTCATGATGCGCTTCGTCGACATCATGTACTCACTGCCGTTCATGTTCCTGGTGATCCTCTTGATGGTGGTCTTCGGGCGCAATATCTTCCTGATCTACGCCGCCATCGGCGCGGTCGAGTGGCTCGACATGGCGCGCATCGTGCGTGGCCAGACACTGGCGCTCAAGCAACGCGAGTTCATCGAAGCCGCCCACGCGCTGGGTGTCCGCGATCGCAAGATTGTCACCCGCCACCTGATCCCCAACGCCATCGGCCCAGTGATCATTTACGTCACCCTGACCGTGCCCAAGGTCATCCTGCTCGAGAGCTTTTTGTCATTCCTCGGTCTCGGCGTGCAGGAGCCGCTGACCAGTTGGGGCGTGCTGATTTCCGAAGGCACCGACATGATGCAGAGCGCACCGTGGCTGCTGCTCGTGCCATCGCTATTCCTCGCGCTGACGCTGTTCTGTCTCAACTTCCTGGGCGACGGGTTGCGTGACGCCCTCGACCCGAAAACACGCTGA
- a CDS encoding ABC transporter ATP-binding protein: protein MADNLLEIDNLSVDFQLPNGTVPAVKNVSFSIQPGETLALVGESGSGKSVSSTAAMRLLPELARTSGAIRFKNEDLLSVTPKRMRRIRGNAISMIFQEPMTSLNPLQRIGAQIAEVLEKHLGLNKRQARPKVIELLEQVGIPEPARRIDSYPYELSGGQRQRVMIAMALACEPELLIADEPTTALDVTVQAQILALLKDLQARYGMAILFITHDLGIVRHFADRMCVMRYGELVESGTTTEVFSNPQRDYTRMLIDADPRGHKAPVDATLPMLLEAKDVRVRFALKKRLFRASEYFEAVRGIDLSIRRGQTVGIVGESGSGKSTLGRALLRLLKSRGEIRFDGQDIAALDTANMRPLRSRMQVVFQDPFGSLSPRMTVGEVISEGLRVHHPELNRRQREAQVVEALKEVALDPAMRNRYPHEFSGGQRQRIAIARALVLKPEFLLLDEPTSALDRSVQVTVIDLLRDLQQKHDLTYLFISHDLSVVRALADTVLVMKEGQVVEQGATDAIFANPRERYTQELMRAAFVGDAA from the coding sequence GTGGCTGACAATCTGCTTGAAATCGACAACTTGAGCGTCGACTTCCAACTGCCTAACGGCACGGTGCCGGCCGTCAAGAACGTGAGTTTCTCCATCCAACCCGGCGAGACGCTGGCACTGGTTGGCGAATCGGGCTCCGGCAAGTCGGTCTCTTCGACCGCCGCGATGCGCCTCTTGCCTGAGTTGGCTCGAACGTCTGGCGCCATCCGCTTCAAGAACGAGGATCTCTTGAGCGTCACACCCAAGCGCATGCGTCGCATCCGTGGCAACGCCATCTCGATGATCTTTCAGGAGCCGATGACCTCGCTCAATCCCTTGCAGCGCATCGGGGCACAGATCGCCGAGGTGCTGGAAAAACACCTCGGCCTCAATAAGCGCCAAGCACGCCCCAAGGTCATCGAACTGCTCGAGCAAGTGGGTATCCCCGAGCCTGCCCGGCGCATCGACAGTTATCCCTACGAGCTCTCGGGCGGCCAGCGCCAGCGCGTGATGATCGCCATGGCGCTGGCCTGCGAACCCGAGCTTTTGATCGCCGACGAACCCACCACTGCGCTCGACGTCACCGTCCAGGCGCAGATCCTGGCGCTGCTCAAGGATCTTCAGGCACGTTACGGCATGGCGATCCTGTTCATCACTCATGACCTTGGGATCGTGCGCCACTTCGCCGACCGGATGTGTGTCATGCGCTATGGTGAGCTCGTCGAGTCCGGCACCACCACCGAGGTATTCAGCAACCCGCAACGCGATTACACACGCATGCTGATCGATGCCGACCCGCGTGGCCACAAGGCACCGGTCGACGCGACGCTGCCAATGCTGCTGGAGGCGAAGGACGTGCGCGTACGCTTCGCGCTCAAGAAACGTCTGTTCCGCGCCAGCGAGTATTTCGAGGCGGTCCGTGGCATCGACCTGAGCATTCGTCGCGGCCAGACCGTGGGCATCGTTGGCGAGTCCGGATCGGGCAAGTCGACGCTGGGCCGGGCACTGCTGCGCCTGCTCAAGAGTCGCGGCGAAATTCGCTTCGACGGCCAGGACATCGCCGCGCTGGATACCGCCAACATGCGACCGCTGCGCTCGCGCATGCAGGTGGTCTTCCAGGACCCCTTCGGCTCGCTTTCGCCTCGCATGACCGTCGGCGAAGTGATCAGCGAGGGACTGCGCGTGCACCACCCCGAGCTCAACCGCCGCCAGCGCGAGGCGCAGGTGGTGGAGGCGCTAAAGGAAGTGGCGCTCGACCCGGCGATGCGCAACCGCTACCCGCATGAATTCTCCGGTGGCCAACGCCAGCGTATCGCCATCGCCCGGGCGCTGGTACTCAAACCGGAATTCCTGCTGCTCGACGAGCCCACCTCGGCGCTCGACCGCTCGGTGCAGGTCACGGTGATCGACCTGCTGCGCGACCTGCAGCAGAAGCACGACCTGACCTACCTGTTCATCAGTCACGACCTTTCGGTGGTACGTGCGCTAGCCGATACCGTGTTGGTGATGAAAGAGGGCCAAGTCGTCGAACAGGGCGCGACCGACGCTATCTTCGCCAACCCGCGCGAACGCTATACCCAAGAATTGATGAGGGCCGCCTTCGTCGGCGACGCCGCTTGA